Genomic DNA from Candidatus Paceibacterota bacterium:
TTATGAAGGAGGAGTGCCCAAAGGGCGAGGTGGTTCCCTGTGGATAACTCTCTTGCCTAAAAATTTTTGTCTCTATGATATAATAAATGTATTAGAAACAAGTCGAAATATTTTCGCCGGAGGCGAATAAAATTATAAGTTATTATTAATAATTAGAATTTAATTTATGAAGAAATTTAAAAAAGGTTTTACGTTGATTGAACTTTTAGTTGTCGTTGCTATCATTGGTATCTTGGCATCGGTTGTGTTAGCTTCCCTTAACACTGCTAGGACAAAAGGTACAGATGCTGCTATCAAGGCAAACTTGACCAATACTCGTGCTCAAGCAGCAATATTTTATGATTCAAATACCGCAGCAACTAATACATATACTAATGTTTGTGCTTTAGGTCCAATAGTGGGTGGAGTAAATACAATCAATGCTGGGGTGCAAGCAGCCTCAACTGCAGCGGGTACTGGCACCGTTGTTGTTAATGGCGCAATCGGAAATGCAAATTGTAATGATTCCTCTTCTGCATGGGCAGCCGAGGTTAAATTAAAAGCTCCTACTACTACAACATATTTTTGTGTAGATTCGTCTGGTGCTGCAAAGGAAACGACAACAGCACTTACCGATTCTGCAGATACTACATGTAATTAGGGTAGGTAAGGTATAACAAAAAAACAGTTCTTATGAAAATCAGAAAAAGTCATTGAAAAATGGCTTTTTCTTTTTATATATATGGTATAATATTGATAGGTTTTTTATAAATTTTATTAATCTTTTATGAAAACAAATTTGAAGAAAGGTTTTACATTACTTGAACTTTTAGTTGTCGTTGCTATTATTGGTCTTTTAACTATGGTTGTTGTGGCAGCGTTGAAAAGTTCAAGGGATAAGGGTGGGGATGCAGGAGTAAAAGCAAATTTACGAAATGCTATTGCGCAGGGGGAAATTTTTTATGGCACAAATACTGCTTCTCCAAATAGTTATACTAGTGTTTGCACAAATGGTTTAGTGGGTGGTGCTTTGGGTGTCGGTGCACAAATTTTAGCTGCGGCAAAAGCTAATGGATATAGTTATGGTGTTTCTAATATAAATCCAGCTACTGTTGATATTTCAAAAGTAGCATGTAATTTTAATGCGAACGGTTGGGCAGCGCAAGTTCCGCTTAAAGAGACATCTGGGTATGTGTGGTGTGTGGATTGGACAGGAAAATCTATACGAACAACTACTAGTCTTTCAGGTGGTACAGATGTTTTATGTAATTAGTGTTTTTAATCAAACATGACCCAAATTCTTACAATTATTTTCTTCATCCTCGGCCTGATCATTGGAAGCTTTTTAAATGTGGTTATTCTTCGTCTTAATACTCAAAAATCTTTTGGCGGAAGAAGCGGTTGTATGTCTTGCCGGAATAAGCTCTCTTGGTATGAGCTTATTCCTGTCTTTAGTTTTTTGGGTCTTGGTGGAAGATGCAAAAATTGTAAAACTAAAATCTCAATTCAGTATCCATTGGTAGAGCTTATCACCGGTTTGGTTTTTGCTTTTTTATTTTTGAAATTTTCCGCCGAAGGCGGACCCGCCTCTGGCGGGCAGTTTAGTTTCCTTACTCCTCTTTTTTTCTTTAATTACGCTTATTATGCGGTCATATTTTCTCTTCTCATTGTTATTGCTGTTTATGATCTGAAACACAAAATAATTCCAGACATTCTCTCTTTTGTTTTTGGGATTTTAGCTTTTGCAGGATTACTTTTCTTAAATTCTAGTAGGTTTTTAGGATTTTCTTTGCATATCCCTACTCTTTTAGAATTTTTATCAGGCCCAATAATTGCCGCCCCTTTTGCTTTTTTTTGGCTAGTGTCTTCCGGAAGATGGATGGGGTTAGGGGATGCAAAGCTCGCAATTGGCTTAGGGTGGTTGCTCGGCCTTTCGCTCGCTTTTTCTGGCGTGGCAATTGCATTTTGGATTGGATCCATCGTAGGTATTTTGCTCGTCATTTTTTCTAAAAAATATGGAATAAAAAGCGAGCTTCCTTTTGCTCCGTATTTGGTTTTAGGCGCCTTTTTAGCATTTATTTTTAGCTTGAGTTTTTTTGGAAGTTTATTTTTATGATTAAAAAAATTTTTAATTTAAAATTCGCAATCCGTAATTGTAAAGCAGGTTTTTCTTATGTGGAGCTAATAGTAGTTTTAAGTATTTTTGCTACTTTATCTTCTGTTGTAATTTTTAATTATGGAGATTTCCAAGATAGAGTAGATATCAAAAATTTAGCCAGTGATATTGCTTTGAAAATAGTTGAAGCACAGAAATCATCTACAAATGGAGTATTGCCACTTTCTGGGTATGTTTCTACATGGAAGCCAGCTTATGGGGTCTATTTTGATACTTCCACTCCAGCTTCCCAAAAACAATTTATTTATTTTGCTGATTTAAATAATGATTTTCAATATAATGAAAGTGCGATAGACACTATAAGTATCACAAAAAATAATTTTATATATGAAATAGATAAATGTACCGATGATGCTTGTAGTTCACCTAGCTCCGTTAACCTTCTTTCTATTGTTTTTAAACGACCAGACTCTAGTGCGAATTTTTATAATAGTAGTGTTAAATTAACGCCTGATCCTGATCATATTCAAATAATAATTAAATCACCTAAGGGAGCGATGGCTTATATAAAAATATATCCATCAGGAAGGGTGCAGGTAAATTAAAAATTATGAATTACGAATTACAAATTAAAAAATCAAAAAACGGAGGGTATACCATTATAGAGACAATGATTTCTGTTTCTCTTTTTATAATTATTGTTACCATAGCCTTGGGGTCTCTATTAAATACCAATTTGCTTCATAAAAAATCACAAAATATGCGTTCCCTTATGGATAATTTAAGTTTTGTTATGGAAGATATGTCTAGAAATTTGAGAACGGGATACAATTACCACTGTATTAGTGGTAGCGACTCCGTAGGCGTTGATATGGGTTCTAGCGTTGCCAAAAGCGGCTCAAATTGTTGGGGAATTGCATTTAAAACTTCCAGCGGCAGCAGCCAATGGGGTTATGAAGTAGTAACAATGAGCGGCTCTACCTATATAATAAAATCTACAGATAATGGGTCAACTTGGGTACAATTAACTCCGAAAGAAATAGACATTACTTCCGCTAGTTTTACAATAACGGGTGCCGAACCACCGACATATAATCCTGATGGTACTTTAAATATGTCTGGTAATCTGCTTCAGCCTTTTGTTACTATTAAATTAGTTGGAAGTATAACTTCCAACGGAGTTACTTCACCTTTTTCTTTACAAACATCTGTATCGCAAAGACGAATAGATATATAAAATAATTATGAATTACGAATTACGAATTAAAAAATCAAGAAATATCGGATTTACCCTAGTGGAAACTCTAGTTTCTATTTCAATTTTTACCATGTCAATTTTGGGATTAATGTCTATTTTAGCGTCTGGTATTTCTGACGTTAATTATGCAAAACAGAAAATGACAGCTGAATATTTAGCGCAAGAAGGTATTGAATATGTTAGAAATATGAGAGATACGGACGTGCTTTATGATACTGATGGCGCCCAAGTAGGTTGGAATAAATTTATTACTTCTGCGCCTTCTTTGCCTTCTGATTTTCCTGGTTTTACACGCATGATACAAATGGCAACAATTAGCGCCGATGAAGTAAAAATTACATCAACCGTTACCTGGAATCAGGGTTCGGGACTAAAGAGTATGATTCTGTCAGAGAATTTATATAATTGGATAGAGTAAGGTAGTAGAGCGAAGCTTACTACCCAGCAGGTAAAATGAAAAAAATAATATCAAAAATAAAAAATAATAAGGAGGGGTTTGTAATACTTTTTGCGGTCACTATTTCGGCTATTCTTTTATCTATCGCTCTCGGTGTTTCTAACATTGCCTTAAGAGAAGTAAAATTTAGCACTTCAGCAAAGGATACTAATGATGCTTTTTTTGCTGCTGATGCAGGACTTGAATGTGCAATGCTTTATGATAAATCAGATCAAGATAAAAATATTTTTCCAGGCAATGGCACTACATCTTCTATGAATTGCGTAGGACGTACGTTTACCCCTATTTTTACCTCTCCTTCTCTTTGGAATTTTGTTGTTTCTGGATTGGGTAATACAAGTCAGAGTTGCGCCATAGTAACTATGGACAAGGGAAACCCCATAGTAACTGTCACTTCAAAAGGGTACAATAACGGGGGAGGCACACCTGGTGTCTGTAGCCCAGGACTAAATACTGTAGAGCGACAAATAGAATTAAGTTATTAATGTATGTATCCCGTTAGAAATAACAAAAATATTGAAAATAAGTTATACTATTGAAGTATTACTAATTAAGAATAAATTTCTAACGGGATGCAAAAGGTTGAGGCTCAAAAAAGGATAAAAAAATTACGTGCGGAAATTGCACGCTTAAGGAGTGCTTATCATATAGAAAATGCGCCAGGTGTGACGGATGACGTTTATGATGCTTTAACTCGTGAGCTTAAAGAACTTTTAAAAATATATCCTGAATTTGAAGATGTAAATGCCCCCGAAAATAGGGTAGCTGGCAAACCACTTGATAAGTTTGTAAAAGTGAAGCATAAAAACAGAATGCTTTCCTTAAACGATGCCTTCAGTGAAGAAGAATTGTTTGATTGGGAAAAAAGGATCAAAAAATTACTCCCCCCTCTCCTTGTTAAGGAGAGGGGGTTAGGGGGTGAGGTGAATTATTTTTGCGAAGTTAAATTCGATGGACTGGCGGTATCTCTTATTTATGAAAATGGCGTATTTGTCAGGGGTGCTACGAGAGGAGATGGTTTTGTTGGTGAAGATATTACCGAAAATTTAAAAACTATACATTCTATACCTCTCAAATTATCTCCCCTCCTTGAGAAGGAGGGGGTAGGGGGTGGTAATTCAAAAGAGAACCACCCCGCCTTTGGCACCCCTCCTCAAAAAGGAGGGGATAAAGTTCCATCATATATTGAAATCCGGGGTGAAGCAGTGATGTCAAAAAAAACCTTAGTTTTTTTAAATAAAAAAAATGAAAGAAAAGGGAAAGTTCTTTTTGCAAATACTAGAAATGCTGCCGCTGGAAGTTTGAGACAACTAGATCCCAAATTGGCTGCTGAAAGAAAACTTGATTTTTTCGCTTATGATATAGCAGAGGTAAGGATGGCAAAGAATTTTAGCGCCTTCGCCCTCGGAGACAAAGGACAGGGGACCCACGACGCTTTAAATTCTTTGCCATCCTTACCAATGCAAACTCATTCCGACAAGCATAAATTTTTAAAAAAATTAGGTTTTCAGGTAGATGAAAATGATAAGATTTGTAAAAATTTACACGAAGTAATTTCCTTTATAAAAAAATTTGAAAAAAAAAGGCCTAATTTCCCATATGGGACTGACGGAATTGTTATATCAGTAAATAATTTAAAATTGCAAGAAATTTTAGGAGTTGTCGGAAAAGCTCCGCGCTACATGGCAGCATTTAAATATCCGGCCGAAAGAGCCACGACCGTAGTGAAAGATGTGAAAATTAATGTGGGTCGCACGGGGGTGCTTACACCTCTGGCGATTTTTGAGCCTACAATGGTTGCGGGTTCTAGAGTATCAAAGGCGACCTTGCACAATATGGATCAAATAGAGCGGCTTGATCTGAGGATAGAGGACACGGTGGTGATAGAAAAAGCTGGCGATGTGATTCCAAAAGTAGTAGAAGTCTTAAAAGGAATGCGTAGTGGTAAAGAAAAAAAGTTTAAAATGCCGGAAACTTGCCCTGTATGCGGAGGGAAAATAGAAAAGAAGAAAGTGTCTTCGTCTTTGCAAGGGAAAAGCGGGAACGATGGTCTTTCTGTTGCTTATTACTGTTCCAATCCAAAATGTTTTGCTAAAAATGAGAGATATTTAGAACATTTTGTCTCTGTGTTTGAAATTTATGAATTAGGTCCGAAAATTTTAAGACGTTTTAAGGATGAAGGGTTGATAACAGACGCAGCTGACATTTTTGTCCTTACTAAAGAAGACATCGCTCCCTTGGAGCGTTTTGGAGAAAAATCAGCTGAAAACATAATAAAGGAAATAGAATATAAAAAGAAAATTCCATTTTCACGTTTTCTTTGGGCGCTTGGAATTCTACATGTGGGCGAGGAGACTGCGCGAGATTTAGCCACGCATTTTGGCACCTTAGATAAATTAATAATTTCAGCTAAGCAAAATATTGCAGAAATAGATAGTATAGAAAATATCGGTCCGGCCGTATCAAAAAGTATCAGCAATTTTTTCAATGATCAGAGTAATTTGAATTTTATAAAAAAATTAAAAAATAATGGCGTTGTTATTGAGAAAGCAGAGAAGAAAAAAGCAGGAAAATTTACCGGGCTTCATTTTGTCTTGACTGGGACGCTTTCCACTATGTCGCGTGAGATTGCTAAAGAGCGAATCATTTCTCTGAGTGGAAAAGTTTCGGGTTCTGTGTCGAAAAATACTTCTTACGTGGTAGCGGGGGAAGATCCTGGTTCAAAATTCAAAAATGCTCAAAAATTAGGCGTAAAAATATTAAGTGAAAAAGAATTCTTGCATATGATAGAATAATATTTCTTAATATATCATATATGATAAGTTAAGGATTTTGCTTTTCTTTTTCTTCGAGATGCTGTATCGTATTAAATACGGAGGCGTCGCATAGCGGTCTAGTGCACCACCTTGGAAAGGTGGCAGGCTCGAAAGGGTCTCGAGAGTTCAAATCTCTCCGCCTCCGCAACGGTGAAAAAGGTAATACTTTTAAACAAAAAAGAAGGAGAAACACCGCTTGAGGCCTTGGAGAGTTTTCGCAGAAAACATAAAAAATACAAAGATGTGAAGATGACTTATGCGGGCAGGTTGGATCCGATGGCGAGCGGGCTTTTGCTCGTCCTTGCGGGCGAAGAGATAAAGAATAAGGAAAAATATTTGAAACTTGAAAAAGAATATAATTTTGAAGTTCTTTTTGGTTTTGCGACAGATACTTATGACATTTTAGGAAAAATTGTAAAAACTGCTAGGCAAGACTCAGAAAAAGCCTCGCCCGTAGGGCTACGGCCGAGGGAAATAAAAAAATATTTAAAAAGTTTTTTGGGTGAAAGCATTCAAAAATATCCTATTTATTCTTCAAAGACAGTCAAAGGCAAGCCATTATTCGTTTATGCGAGAGCGGGAGAAGATGTGGACATTCCTGAAAGAAAAATTTATATTAAAAAATTAAAATTAGAAAAAATTCGAACTATAGATAATAAAAAATTATTTAAAAATATAGAAAAAAGAATAGGAAAAGTGAATGGGGATTTTAGACAAGACGAAATTTTAGAAATTTGGAAAAATAAACTTTCGCAAGAACAGTTCTTGCGAAAGTTCGTAATAGCGAGTTTTGAAATTAGATGTAGCAGCGGTACTTATGTGAGGGGGATAGTGAATTCTTTCGGTAATAAATTAAAAATACCAGCTCTGGCTTTTTCAATAAAAAGGACAAAAATAGGCAAATATGTGTTATGATTGGGGAATATTATGTTAGATGTATATAAAATAAGGCAAGATTTTAAACTTTTGAGCGGTAAAAATGTGCCGATTTATTTGGATAGCGCTTGTATGAGCTTGAAGCCAGATAGGGTAGTCGAGGCAATGAATGATTATTATTTTAATTACCCGGCTTGCGCGGGAAGAAGTGCGCATAAATTAGGGAATGCGGTTACAAAAAAAGTAAAAGAAGCGAGATCACTCGTAGCAAAATTCATAAATGCAAAAGATGAAAACGAAATAATTTTTACGCGCAATACCACTGAGGGGATAAATTTGCTTGCTAATTCTTTAGATTTGCAAAAAGGAGATGTCGTTTTGGTTTCTGATAAAGAACACAATTCCAATTTAATCCCTTGGCTCTTGCTTCGAGACAGGGCAGGGATTGTATTGAAAATAATTCCTTCAAACGAAGACGGCAGTTTCAACTTAGATAATTTTTCTAAGTTAATCACTGGTGTTAAATTGGTTTCCATTGTGCATACTTCAAATTTAGACGGTGTCACAAATCCTGCCAAAGAAATAATAGAGATTGCACACAAAAATAATGCGTTGGTTTGTTTAGATGCGGCCCAGAGCATTCCTCACCAAAAAATCGACGTTCAAGATTTGGATGTTGATTTCTTAGCCTTTTCCGGACACAAGATGATGGGGCCGACTGGCACGGGAGTTTTTTATGGCAAATCCAAATTGTTAGAAAAATTATCGCCGTTTCTGGTGGGAGGAGATACGGTAGAATTTTCCACCTATAATAGTTATAAAATGCTCCCAGTTCCAGAAAAATTCGAAGCTGGTCTGCAAAATTATGCCGGGATTATCGGCCTCGGAGAAGCTGTTAAATATATAAACCAATTTGATTTCAGAGATATTGCGGAACATGAATTCAAATTAAATTCTTATATTACTGGAGAATTACAAAAAATCCCGCAGATAAAAATTATTGGCCCGAAAGATCCTAAATATAGATCTGGCATTATTGATTTTTATATTGATGGTATAGATATGCATAAATTCTTGATAATGCTCGATGAAATGGCTAATATTGAAATTCGTTCCGGACAGCATTGCGTGCATTCATGGTTTAATGAGAAAAAGATTTACAATTCTGCCCGGGTTAGTTTATATATTTACAATACGATGGAAGAGGCAGAAGCATTTATTACCAACTTAAATAAAATAATAAAAATACTATAAATATATGGCCTGCATCATAGCTTTAATTGTTTTTGGAATAATGGGGATATTCAGCGCTTCGCATCGAGCTCTAGCGAAAGAGGCTTTTGATTGTGTGTTTAGGAGGATCACTTTCCGTCCTTGCAATAGTAATTTTAAGGAAAAAATAAAAGGAAAAATTTTGTCAAAAATAATTACCCGTTCGACTTTTTTAGCCAAGATGGTGAACAAGCATTACGAAATATTATCTTGGATATTTTTTATTCTAATGCTGGGCAGTACCTTTTATGTTTTGCGCGGAGGATATGATTTTTATGTTTATGGGAGTTGCAATGGCTTGAACGCAAGCGGGTTTTGCGCTTTTGATCCGAGCGGAGCAAACAATAAAGTAACCGCGATAGGCAATAATAATGAAGCTTGCGGGATCACTCAAAAGACAGAACAAACTGTAACTTTAAATAATGTGGATCTTTCAAGTTTTCCAACTCAGAATATTGGTTCAAAAAATACAGTAGTGTTTATTGGTTGCTATGCTTGTGATTATAGCCGAAAAGCATATCCCGATATTCAAAAATTAATAAAAAATAAGAAGACTAATTTTATCTTCGCTCATTATCCAGCTAAAGGAGACACTACGTTTTTGGGTGATGCAGGATATTGTGTTTATAAAAATTATCCAGAAAAATATTGGGATTTTAATAGTTATATATTTAGCGCAGATGAAAATTATGTTCTTAATAAAGCTAATTTAGATGAAATTTTAGGCAAGTTTAATCTTGATTTAAAAAAGATAAACGACTGCGCGAATAGTGTGGAAACAAAAACTGCTGTAGAAAATGAAATAAAAGAACTCAACAAGACTGGTCTCTACGGCACCCCAACAATCTTTATAAATGGCAAAGCTTTTGTCGGCCCAAAGCCATACCGGGTTTACGCTGTGCCTCTAAATAAATTTATTTTTTTCTAGGATATATGATCCCGTTAGAAGTCGCTTAGTTAATTAAAGTCATAAATAGTGTTATACTTTTTGTAGTTATAATAGTCGTCATTATTAAAATTAATTTACGGAAATCTAAAGATTTCCTACTTCTAACGGGATGAAAGGATACAACGCAAATATAGAAAAAGAGACAATAGAGAATACAAATTTTCGCAAAGTTTTATACACTGCGAAGCATTGCCAGTTGGTTTTGATGAGTCTTAAGCCCAATGAAGAAATCGGTATGGAGGTTCACACGGACAACGATCAATTTTTTCGTTTTGAAAAAGGTATGGGAAAAGTTTTTATTGATGGCAATGAGTATGATGTTATGGATGGGTCTGTAATTATAGTTCCAGCGGGAGCAGAGCATAATGTCGTCAATACATCAAGCACAGAGGATTTAAAACTTTACACGATTTATTCTCCAGCTCATCACAAAGACGGTATAGTTAGAGCCACAAAAATTGAGGCAGAAAAAGATGGACCAGAATTTGACGGAATAACTACGGAGTAATAAAAAAGACAAAAACTGAAAAGTAGAGTAAAATAAAGGTATGTTTTTGTCGGCCATAATTACAATATTGGGCTTATCGCTTTTTGAAGCTATATCTTCAGTAGATAATGCGATAATCAACGCAGAGGTTCTCTCTACGATGGGGGCTCGTGCAAAAAGGTGGTTTTTAACGTGGGGGATGCTAGTGGCTGTTTTTGTTGTTCGAGGGCTTCTTCCTTTTATAATAATTTGGGTTTTTAATCCAACCCTCTCGATTTTTCAAGTTTTGTCTGCTGCCTGGTCTTCTGATCCATTAGTCCAAGATTCAATTCATAGATCAGCCCCGATCCTTTTAATCGCCGGCGGAGTTTTTCTTTTATTTTTATTTCTGCACTGGTTATTTCTGGAGGATAAAAAAATGGGTTTGCCTCTCACTGAGAGATTTTTTATGTCTAAAGGAGTTTGGTTTTATGCCACCGTTTCTATTTTATTAGCCATCATTTCTTGGTTTGCATTAAAGGAAAACAATCTGATGGCTTTCGGAGCAGTGGTCGGTTCAAGTTTATTTTTTATTACTCACGGTTTCAAACAAAATGCGGAAGAAAGCGAAAGAAAATTGCTTGGTGGTACAAATTCTGATTTAAGTAAACTTTTTTTCTTGGAAATCATTGATATGACTTTTTCGATTGATGGAGTACTCGGTGCTTTTGCGTTTACTCTTTCTGTTCCTTTGATTTTAATCGGGAATGGATTCGGCGCGTTTCTGGTGCGCCAGCTTACCATCGGTAATATTGAAAGAATCAAGAAATATGTCTATCTAAAAAATGGAGCGATGTATTCTATACTTGTTTTAGGAATAATCATGATATTGCATTCTTTTGGTTATAATATTCCGGAATATACTTCTCCTCTTTGCACTTTTATCATAATCGGATTTTTCTTTTGGAAATCAATCCCGTTAGAAGCCGCGATCGCAATTAAAAAATAAACAAAACATGAAGTTAGATATTAAAAAAATTAATAATATAAAACATTAGATAAGCGAGTTGATCGCGATCTGCTTCTAACGGGATGAAAAATTTGGAAAAAAATTTTAAAGAAGGATATAACAGACTGAATAAAGCCCAAAAAGAAGCGGTAGATATTATTGATGGGCCGGTGATGGTGGTGGCGGGGCCGGGTACAGGCAAGACTCAGATATTGGCACTGCGGATCGGTAATATTCTTCTTAAA
This window encodes:
- a CDS encoding type II secretion system protein; its protein translation is MKKFKKGFTLIELLVVVAIIGILASVVLASLNTARTKGTDAAIKANLTNTRAQAAIFYDSNTAATNTYTNVCALGPIVGGVNTINAGVQAASTAAGTGTVVVNGAIGNANCNDSSSAWAAEVKLKAPTTTTYFCVDSSGAAKETTTALTDSADTTCN
- a CDS encoding type II secretion system protein, giving the protein MKTNLKKGFTLLELLVVVAIIGLLTMVVVAALKSSRDKGGDAGVKANLRNAIAQGEIFYGTNTASPNSYTSVCTNGLVGGALGVGAQILAAAKANGYSYGVSNINPATVDISKVACNFNANGWAAQVPLKETSGYVWCVDWTGKSIRTTTSLSGGTDVLCN
- a CDS encoding prepilin peptidase: MTQILTIIFFILGLIIGSFLNVVILRLNTQKSFGGRSGCMSCRNKLSWYELIPVFSFLGLGGRCKNCKTKISIQYPLVELITGLVFAFLFLKFSAEGGPASGGQFSFLTPLFFFNYAYYAVIFSLLIVIAVYDLKHKIIPDILSFVFGILAFAGLLFLNSSRFLGFSLHIPTLLEFLSGPIIAAPFAFFWLVSSGRWMGLGDAKLAIGLGWLLGLSLAFSGVAIAFWIGSIVGILLVIFSKKYGIKSELPFAPYLVLGAFLAFIFSLSFFGSLFL
- a CDS encoding type II secretion system protein; protein product: MIKKIFNLKFAIRNCKAGFSYVELIVVLSIFATLSSVVIFNYGDFQDRVDIKNLASDIALKIVEAQKSSTNGVLPLSGYVSTWKPAYGVYFDTSTPASQKQFIYFADLNNDFQYNESAIDTISITKNNFIYEIDKCTDDACSSPSSVNLLSIVFKRPDSSANFYNSSVKLTPDPDHIQIIIKSPKGAMAYIKIYPSGRVQVN
- a CDS encoding pilus assembly PilX N-terminal domain-containing protein — its product is MKKIISKIKNNKEGFVILFAVTISAILLSIALGVSNIALREVKFSTSAKDTNDAFFAADAGLECAMLYDKSDQDKNIFPGNGTTSSMNCVGRTFTPIFTSPSLWNFVVSGLGNTSQSCAIVTMDKGNPIVTVTSKGYNNGGGTPGVCSPGLNTVERQIELSY
- the ligA gene encoding NAD-dependent DNA ligase LigA: MQKVEAQKRIKKLRAEIARLRSAYHIENAPGVTDDVYDALTRELKELLKIYPEFEDVNAPENRVAGKPLDKFVKVKHKNRMLSLNDAFSEEELFDWEKRIKKLLPPLLVKERGLGGEVNYFCEVKFDGLAVSLIYENGVFVRGATRGDGFVGEDITENLKTIHSIPLKLSPLLEKEGVGGGNSKENHPAFGTPPQKGGDKVPSYIEIRGEAVMSKKTLVFLNKKNERKGKVLFANTRNAAAGSLRQLDPKLAAERKLDFFAYDIAEVRMAKNFSAFALGDKGQGTHDALNSLPSLPMQTHSDKHKFLKKLGFQVDENDKICKNLHEVISFIKKFEKKRPNFPYGTDGIVISVNNLKLQEILGVVGKAPRYMAAFKYPAERATTVVKDVKINVGRTGVLTPLAIFEPTMVAGSRVSKATLHNMDQIERLDLRIEDTVVIEKAGDVIPKVVEVLKGMRSGKEKKFKMPETCPVCGGKIEKKKVSSSLQGKSGNDGLSVAYYCSNPKCFAKNERYLEHFVSVFEIYELGPKILRRFKDEGLITDAADIFVLTKEDIAPLERFGEKSAENIIKEIEYKKKIPFSRFLWALGILHVGEETARDLATHFGTLDKLIISAKQNIAEIDSIENIGPAVSKSISNFFNDQSNLNFIKKLKNNGVVIEKAEKKKAGKFTGLHFVLTGTLSTMSREIAKERIISLSGKVSGSVSKNTSYVVAGEDPGSKFKNAQKLGVKILSEKEFLHMIE
- a CDS encoding cysteine desulfurase, translating into MLDVYKIRQDFKLLSGKNVPIYLDSACMSLKPDRVVEAMNDYYFNYPACAGRSAHKLGNAVTKKVKEARSLVAKFINAKDENEIIFTRNTTEGINLLANSLDLQKGDVVLVSDKEHNSNLIPWLLLRDRAGIVLKIIPSNEDGSFNLDNFSKLITGVKLVSIVHTSNLDGVTNPAKEIIEIAHKNNALVCLDAAQSIPHQKIDVQDLDVDFLAFSGHKMMGPTGTGVFYGKSKLLEKLSPFLVGGDTVEFSTYNSYKMLPVPEKFEAGLQNYAGIIGLGEAVKYINQFDFRDIAEHEFKLNSYITGELQKIPQIKIIGPKDPKYRSGIIDFYIDGIDMHKFLIMLDEMANIEIRSGQHCVHSWFNEKKIYNSARVSLYIYNTMEEAEAFITNLNKIIKIL
- a CDS encoding thioredoxin domain-containing protein, with translation MACIIALIVFGIMGIFSASHRALAKEAFDCVFRRITFRPCNSNFKEKIKGKILSKIITRSTFLAKMVNKHYEILSWIFFILMLGSTFYVLRGGYDFYVYGSCNGLNASGFCAFDPSGANNKVTAIGNNNEACGITQKTEQTVTLNNVDLSSFPTQNIGSKNTVVFIGCYACDYSRKAYPDIQKLIKNKKTNFIFAHYPAKGDTTFLGDAGYCVYKNYPEKYWDFNSYIFSADENYVLNKANLDEILGKFNLDLKKINDCANSVETKTAVENEIKELNKTGLYGTPTIFINGKAFVGPKPYRVYAVPLNKFIFF
- a CDS encoding cupin domain-containing protein; this translates as MKGYNANIEKETIENTNFRKVLYTAKHCQLVLMSLKPNEEIGMEVHTDNDQFFRFEKGMGKVFIDGNEYDVMDGSVIIVPAGAEHNVVNTSSTEDLKLYTIYSPAHHKDGIVRATKIEAEKDGPEFDGITTE
- a CDS encoding DUF475 domain-containing protein, translating into MFLSAIITILGLSLFEAISSVDNAIINAEVLSTMGARAKRWFLTWGMLVAVFVVRGLLPFIIIWVFNPTLSIFQVLSAAWSSDPLVQDSIHRSAPILLIAGGVFLLFLFLHWLFLEDKKMGLPLTERFFMSKGVWFYATVSILLAIISWFALKENNLMAFGAVVGSSLFFITHGFKQNAEESERKLLGGTNSDLSKLFFLEIIDMTFSIDGVLGAFAFTLSVPLILIGNGFGAFLVRQLTIGNIERIKKYVYLKNGAMYSILVLGIIMILHSFGYNIPEYTSPLCTFIIIGFFFWKSIPLEAAIAIKK